One stretch of Bradyrhizobium canariense DNA includes these proteins:
- a CDS encoding lysozyme inhibitor LprI family protein, with amino-acid sequence MLGRSIAVAATCLLASIAHAGDQGDPAQSCDGSTYEMVDCLKAKTAEWDKRMNIAYQQALKDAVPQQREQLRAAQRLWIQYRDASCLYYGLGEGTIARIGAGECVRSLTEARARELENVGPK; translated from the coding sequence ATGCTCGGCCGGTCAATCGCGGTCGCCGCGACCTGCCTTCTGGCGTCGATCGCTCATGCTGGCGATCAGGGCGATCCCGCCCAATCCTGCGACGGCAGCACCTATGAGATGGTCGACTGCCTCAAGGCCAAGACCGCGGAGTGGGACAAGCGCATGAACATCGCCTATCAGCAGGCGCTGAAAGATGCCGTGCCGCAGCAGCGCGAGCAACTGCGCGCAGCCCAGCGGCTATGGATCCAGTACCGCGACGCCAGTTGCCTGTATTACGGCTTGGGCGAAGGAACCATCGCCCGGATCGGCGCCGGCGAATGCGTGCGCAGCCTGACCGAAGCGCGCGCCCGCGAACTGGAAAATGTCGGCCCGAAGTGA
- a CDS encoding SDR family oxidoreductase encodes MRSVVITGASTGIGWATAKLLLDCGFRVFGSVRKQADADRLKSELGANFVPLLFDVTDEAAVLAAAREVRAALGGETLAGLINNAGIAMAGPVLGLSADEFRRQMEVNVMGPVIAVQAFAPLLGVDPSLRGQRGRIVMISSVAGKNGNPLTPAYAASKHAIEGLSESLRREMMLFRIDVIIVAPGAVKTPIWSKADDVDMSRYQNSPYLPALEKVRQFTKHLNEIGLPPEKIAERIAEALTASNPKVRYQITPDPMRHLITAILPKRMVDKIIAKRLGLMPPA; translated from the coding sequence ATGCGATCTGTCGTCATCACCGGTGCGTCCACCGGCATCGGCTGGGCCACGGCGAAGCTGCTGTTGGATTGCGGGTTTCGCGTGTTCGGCAGCGTGCGCAAGCAGGCCGACGCCGATCGCCTCAAGAGCGAGCTCGGCGCGAATTTTGTGCCGCTGCTGTTCGACGTCACCGACGAGGCGGCGGTATTGGCCGCCGCACGCGAGGTCCGCGCAGCGCTTGGTGGCGAGACGCTGGCCGGGCTGATCAACAATGCCGGCATCGCGATGGCGGGACCGGTGCTCGGATTGTCGGCCGACGAATTCCGCCGCCAGATGGAGGTGAATGTGATGGGGCCGGTCATCGCCGTCCAGGCTTTCGCACCGCTGCTCGGCGTTGATCCGTCGCTGAGGGGGCAGCGCGGACGCATCGTGATGATCAGTTCAGTGGCAGGCAAAAACGGCAATCCGCTGACACCGGCCTATGCGGCCTCCAAACATGCGATCGAGGGACTGTCGGAAAGCCTGCGCCGCGAAATGATGCTGTTCAGGATCGATGTCATCATCGTAGCTCCTGGCGCCGTAAAAACGCCGATCTGGAGCAAGGCTGATGACGTCGACATGTCCAGATACCAGAACTCGCCCTATTTGCCGGCGCTGGAAAAAGTCCGCCAATTCACCAAGCACCTGAATGAAATCGGTTTGCCGCCGGAGAAGATCGCGGAGCGGATTGCCGAAGCCCTGACCGCAAGCAATCCAAAAGTGCGCTACCAGATTACGCCGGACCCGATGCGGCATCTGATCACGGCGATCCTGCCGAAGCGGATGGTCGACAAGATCATTGCCAAACGTCTTGGCCTGATGCCACCGGCATGA
- a CDS encoding TetR/AcrR family transcriptional regulator → MPKVKPETSLARRDEILEAAEICFARQGFHQTTIRDVIRESGLSAGCIYGHFATKEDIIHAMGERRHARDAMLLSPRDESMDPIATLRAVAREFLMDLQKEDGLRIRKVGLQLWAEALRSKEVHSQVIAGVHVPISTIIKLLQRGQRLGTVSKKIDPAIIARTIVSMAQGFVLQRVWGEPFEAAAALQGFDTLLRGLAPDARR, encoded by the coding sequence ATGCCCAAGGTCAAGCCGGAAACTTCGTTAGCCAGACGCGATGAAATTCTCGAAGCGGCGGAAATCTGCTTCGCCCGTCAGGGATTTCACCAGACCACGATCCGGGACGTCATCCGTGAATCCGGCCTGAGCGCCGGCTGCATCTACGGTCATTTCGCAACCAAGGAAGATATCATCCACGCCATGGGAGAGAGGCGTCACGCCCGCGACGCCATGCTGCTTTCGCCACGCGATGAGTCGATGGACCCGATAGCCACCCTTCGTGCGGTCGCGCGCGAATTCCTGATGGATCTGCAGAAGGAAGACGGGCTTCGAATCCGCAAGGTAGGCCTGCAGCTCTGGGCTGAAGCGCTCCGCAGCAAGGAAGTGCACAGCCAGGTGATAGCCGGTGTTCACGTGCCCATTTCGACGATCATCAAGCTGCTGCAACGCGGTCAGCGTCTGGGAACCGTCAGTAAAAAAATCGATCCCGCCATCATCGCGCGAACCATCGTCTCCATGGCGCAGGGTTTCGTGCTGCAGCGGGTGTGGGGAGAACCGTTTGAGGCAGCCGCCGCGCTTCAGGGATTTGATACCCTGCTCCGAGGTCTCGCACCCGACGCCCGGCGTTGA
- a CDS encoding L-2-amino-thiazoline-4-carboxylic acid hydrolase translates to MDIPVIQQAKIQAQVLVPLLKALQAELGEERANALVRGALGDTYRRYGEAFWRTKNEKNLGKFMSSAFATYARENALDYNVIEQSQDAFEIDVTGCRYAEFYKELGEPELGFLLVCTADFATSEGFGPDIKLTRTQTIMQGASHCDFRYRRLKATG, encoded by the coding sequence ATGGACATTCCTGTCATTCAACAAGCCAAAATCCAGGCTCAGGTCCTCGTTCCGCTGCTGAAGGCCTTGCAGGCGGAATTGGGCGAGGAGCGAGCGAACGCCCTTGTTCGAGGCGCCCTGGGTGACACCTATCGTCGCTACGGCGAAGCGTTCTGGCGGACGAAGAATGAGAAGAACCTCGGGAAGTTCATGTCATCCGCGTTCGCAACCTACGCCCGCGAGAACGCTCTTGATTATAACGTGATCGAGCAGTCACAGGATGCCTTCGAGATCGATGTGACGGGATGCCGGTACGCTGAGTTCTACAAGGAGCTTGGTGAGCCGGAGCTCGGATTCTTGCTGGTCTGCACTGCGGACTTCGCTACGTCAGAAGGATTCGGTCCCGACATCAAGCTCACGCGCACGCAAACCATCATGCAGGGCGCCAGCCACTGCGACTTTCGCTACAGGCGATTGAAAGCGACGGGCTGA
- a CDS encoding cation transporter, whose amino-acid sequence MADCCCTPPPLRLDTHKGNAAKYRRVLWAVLAINAVMFVIEVGAGLAAGSASLQADALDFLGDAINYGISLFVVGMALRYRASAALAKAATMGIFGLWVVGTAVWHAVYGTLPSAFTMGAVGFVALVANAASFGLLWVHRHGDANMRSAWVCTRNDVLGNVAVLLAAFGVFGTGTGWPDVIVAAIMATLALQGAATVAKQALSELRPPLGMPAE is encoded by the coding sequence ATGGCTGATTGCTGCTGCACACCGCCGCCCTTGAGATTGGACACCCACAAAGGTAACGCCGCCAAATATCGGCGGGTGCTATGGGCCGTTCTTGCGATCAACGCTGTAATGTTTGTGATCGAGGTCGGCGCTGGCCTTGCGGCCGGATCGGCATCGCTCCAGGCTGACGCCCTCGATTTCCTGGGCGACGCGATAAACTACGGCATCAGCCTTTTCGTGGTTGGAATGGCCTTGCGCTACCGAGCATCGGCTGCGCTGGCTAAGGCTGCGACCATGGGAATTTTTGGCCTGTGGGTCGTCGGTACCGCTGTCTGGCACGCTGTATACGGCACATTGCCCAGCGCCTTCACGATGGGGGCCGTCGGATTTGTGGCCTTGGTCGCGAATGCGGCGTCGTTCGGATTGCTATGGGTCCATCGCCACGGCGATGCAAATATGCGATCCGCTTGGGTTTGCACGCGGAATGATGTGCTCGGCAACGTGGCCGTTCTATTAGCGGCTTTCGGTGTCTTCGGCACAGGTACCGGGTGGCCCGACGTCATCGTTGCCGCGATCATGGCCACGCTTGCACTTCAAGGTGCCGCCACGGTTGCAAAACAGGCACTCAGTGAATTACGCCCGCCGTTGGGTATGCCCGCTGAGTAA
- a CDS encoding DUF1254 domain-containing protein: MLTKRDLLHSAALAAITASMAKSVPTQAQTSAVRPGFFKAKDIAEAGFIYGLPIVMNYGVMYEYAVDRNSGQFKAPFNQIKNEPNVFTYKDTAIPTPNSDTPYSFVWMDLRAEPIVLSVPAVDPKRYYSVMLCDGNTYNYGYIGSRATGSEAGDYMVVGPDWKGTTPPGIKKVFQSSTQFSVAGYRTQLFNPDDLDNVKKVQAGYKVQTLSAYLKQPATAAAAMAIDFPKIDKELVKTDFFEYLDFALQFAPAQENEKEIRAQLARIGVGPGKTFNFKDLSLEDKLEVGLGMKEGDRKVDEAITNAGKAVNGWRVSGLPGDSAHYNGDWLMRAAAAKAGIYGNDPAEATYPITRIDSDGQTLDGSKNNYTLTFPSGQLPPVNAFWSLTMYDGRTQLLIENPINRYLINSPMLPNMKTNPDGSLTLYIQNKSPGPDKESNWLPAPNDTIYLVMRLYWPKTEPPSILPPGEGTWQPPGIKRVA; encoded by the coding sequence ATGTTGACGAAACGCGATCTCCTTCATTCCGCCGCCTTGGCTGCAATCACCGCCTCGATGGCGAAGTCAGTCCCGACGCAGGCACAGACGAGCGCCGTCCGCCCGGGCTTCTTCAAGGCAAAGGACATTGCGGAGGCAGGTTTCATCTATGGCCTGCCGATCGTAATGAATTACGGCGTCATGTACGAATACGCCGTCGATCGCAACTCGGGACAGTTCAAGGCGCCGTTCAACCAGATCAAGAACGAACCCAATGTCTTCACCTACAAGGACACAGCCATTCCCACGCCGAACAGCGACACGCCCTATTCGTTCGTATGGATGGACTTGCGGGCGGAGCCGATCGTTTTGTCGGTCCCGGCCGTGGACCCGAAGCGCTATTATTCGGTCATGCTCTGCGACGGCAATACCTATAATTACGGCTATATCGGCAGCCGTGCCACAGGCAGCGAGGCTGGCGATTACATGGTGGTCGGGCCGGATTGGAAGGGCACGACCCCGCCCGGTATCAAGAAGGTGTTCCAGTCGAGCACACAGTTTTCGGTAGCGGGATATCGCACCCAGCTTTTCAACCCGGACGACCTCGACAACGTCAAGAAGGTCCAGGCCGGCTACAAGGTGCAGACGCTTTCCGCCTATCTGAAACAGCCGGCTACGGCTGCCGCCGCGATGGCCATCGACTTTCCGAAAATCGACAAGGAACTCGTGAAGACGGATTTCTTCGAGTACCTCGACTTCGCGCTACAATTTGCACCCGCGCAAGAGAACGAGAAGGAGATACGCGCCCAGCTTGCGCGCATTGGCGTCGGGCCGGGCAAGACATTCAACTTCAAGGACCTCTCGCTGGAGGACAAGCTCGAGGTCGGCTTGGGCATGAAAGAAGGCGATCGAAAGGTCGATGAGGCTATCACCAATGCCGGCAAGGCGGTCAATGGCTGGCGGGTAAGTGGACTACCGGGCGACAGCGCCCATTACAACGGCGACTGGTTGATGCGCGCGGCCGCCGCGAAGGCCGGGATCTACGGCAACGATCCCGCGGAAGCGACCTATCCAATCACACGCATCGACAGCGATGGCCAGACGCTGGACGGCAGCAAAAATAACTACACTTTGACGTTCCCATCTGGTCAGCTTCCGCCAGTAAATGCCTTTTGGTCGTTGACCATGTATGACGGAAGAACGCAGCTCCTGATCGAAAATCCGATCAATCGCTATCTGATCAATTCGCCAATGCTGCCCAACATGAAGACGAACCCCGATGGGTCGCTGACGCTCTACATCCAGAACAAATCGCCGGGGCCGGACAAGGAATCCAACTGGCTGCCCGCCCCGAACGACACGATCTATCTGGTGATGCGGCTCTACTGGCCGAAGACCGAGCCACCTTCGATCTTGCCCCCGGGCGAAGGGACATGGCAACCGCCCGGCATAAAGCGGGTCGCATAG
- a CDS encoding sterol desaturase family protein codes for MMDIGTIFSLPFAGSEAASLVWPSLAVPSNGARVAFPLVAFAVIFLFEIAFPLFSYAQGHLVRHATRNLILTAIFLGMNFLLSPLSPLATGIVTQAGFGVSYWLGLPPAGQLFVGIVGLDLFAYFAHVTMHKIAWLWRFHRVHHSDNAVDVTTAFREHPGETLWRVGWHIAGVIVFGTPMWVLITYLSLSALNAQLEHANIRVPERLDRWLRLLFVTPNMHKVHHSRHLPETDMNYSNLLSIWDRLGSTYSHGPHFAELHYGLDDFDDREKQSVRGLLKMPFMKAWGRSDTPSEDESVDRQAA; via the coding sequence ATGATGGATATCGGAACGATTTTTTCCCTGCCTTTCGCAGGTAGCGAAGCCGCCAGCCTCGTTTGGCCGTCCCTGGCGGTGCCGTCCAACGGAGCGCGCGTCGCCTTCCCGTTGGTCGCGTTCGCCGTGATTTTTCTGTTCGAGATCGCCTTCCCGCTCTTCAGCTACGCCCAGGGACACCTGGTGCGGCACGCCACCCGCAACCTCATTCTCACCGCGATTTTTCTCGGGATGAACTTTCTCCTCAGCCCGCTTTCACCCTTGGCCACGGGTATTGTCACGCAAGCGGGATTCGGCGTGTCCTACTGGCTGGGACTTCCACCTGCCGGACAGCTTTTTGTTGGTATCGTGGGCCTCGACCTGTTCGCCTACTTCGCGCATGTAACGATGCATAAAATCGCGTGGTTGTGGCGCTTCCACCGGGTGCATCACTCCGACAATGCAGTAGATGTCACGACAGCCTTCCGGGAGCATCCCGGTGAAACGTTGTGGAGAGTCGGTTGGCACATCGCGGGCGTCATCGTCTTCGGCACGCCGATGTGGGTGCTCATCACCTATTTGTCGCTGTCCGCTTTGAACGCCCAGCTCGAACACGCCAACATTCGTGTGCCGGAGAGATTGGACCGTTGGCTCCGGCTGTTATTCGTCACGCCCAACATGCACAAGGTCCATCATTCGCGCCACCTGCCCGAGACCGACATGAATTACTCAAATCTCCTGTCGATCTGGGATCGCCTCGGCAGCACCTATAGCCATGGACCGCATTTCGCGGAGTTGCATTACGGCCTGGACGACTTCGACGATCGGGAAAAGCAATCCGTTCGCGGCTTGCTGAAGATGCCCTTCATGAAGGCCTGGGGTCGGTCGGATACGCCATCCGAGGATGAAAGCGTGGACCGTCAGGCGGCCTAG
- a CDS encoding winged helix-turn-helix domain-containing tetratricopeptide repeat protein: protein MQFIFDDHTLDTERRELLRGGHHVALQPQVFDLLVHLVQNRDRVVSKEDLIALVWGGRIVSDSTLTSRINAVRTAVGDNGRDQKLIRTISRKGLRFVGEVKAQPGGLQPPGAPPEINAQPRRALVVPDRPAIAVLAFDNMSGDSAQDYFSDGISEDIITALSKVRWFFVIARNSSFIYKGRPVHLNQVAEELGVRYVVEGSVRRGGDRVRITAQLNDVATGSHVWAEHYDRDLTDVFAVQDEITDAIVAAIEPQIYAAENFRARRKPPNSLDAWDLVMRALSHYWRVTRQDHVAAQELLQRAIAIDPNYGQAHSVLATSHMFGVHLGWADIVKAAPLAERAALAAIQADNEDPWAHTALGSVCFSTRRLDDSLAEFECALQLNPNFSLAQGYYALALSYSGRWRDSYEAAQGAIRLSPRDPSLAIYYGIAAYAQFVGRNYPEAIALAREAIRQRGDLTGAYRVLTVAAGMAGQTEVSAAALKELRRTQPNISLAWIAHQLPWKLDSDREHYLEGFRRAGLE from the coding sequence GTGCAATTTATCTTTGACGATCATACGCTTGACACCGAACGTCGCGAATTGCTTCGCGGCGGTCATCACGTTGCCCTGCAGCCGCAGGTGTTCGACCTGCTGGTCCATCTGGTGCAGAATCGCGACCGTGTCGTTAGCAAGGAGGATCTGATCGCCCTGGTGTGGGGTGGCCGGATCGTTTCGGATTCGACCCTGACCAGCCGCATCAACGCTGTGCGAACGGCGGTCGGCGACAATGGCAGGGATCAGAAACTGATCCGGACCATTTCACGCAAGGGGCTTCGCTTTGTCGGCGAGGTGAAGGCGCAACCGGGCGGCCTTCAGCCGCCCGGCGCACCGCCTGAGATCAATGCGCAGCCGCGGCGGGCATTGGTGGTGCCCGACCGGCCGGCGATCGCCGTACTCGCCTTCGACAATATGAGCGGCGACAGCGCGCAGGACTATTTCTCCGACGGGATCAGCGAAGACATCATCACTGCTTTGTCCAAGGTGCGCTGGTTTTTCGTGATCGCACGCAACTCGTCTTTCATCTACAAGGGCAGGCCGGTTCATCTGAACCAGGTCGCCGAGGAACTCGGCGTGCGTTACGTGGTTGAAGGCAGCGTGCGCAGGGGCGGCGACCGCGTCCGCATCACCGCGCAGCTCAATGATGTCGCGACCGGCAGTCACGTCTGGGCGGAACATTACGACCGCGACCTGACCGACGTGTTCGCGGTGCAGGACGAAATCACCGATGCGATTGTCGCGGCGATCGAGCCGCAGATTTATGCGGCCGAGAATTTTCGCGCCCGCCGCAAGCCGCCGAACAGCCTCGATGCCTGGGACCTGGTGATGCGGGCGCTGTCGCATTACTGGCGCGTGACGCGGCAGGACCACGTCGCCGCGCAGGAGCTTTTGCAAAGGGCGATTGCGATCGATCCGAACTATGGCCAGGCGCACTCGGTGCTCGCCACCAGCCACATGTTCGGCGTTCATTTGGGCTGGGCGGATATCGTGAAGGCCGCGCCGCTGGCCGAACGCGCGGCGCTCGCGGCGATCCAGGCCGACAACGAAGACCCCTGGGCGCATACCGCGCTCGGCAGCGTCTGTTTTTCCACCCGGCGTCTAGACGACTCGCTGGCCGAATTCGAATGCGCGTTGCAGCTCAACCCGAACTTCTCGCTGGCGCAAGGCTACTACGCGCTGGCGCTGTCCTATAGCGGCCGCTGGCGGGATTCATATGAAGCGGCGCAAGGCGCCATCAGGCTCAGTCCGCGCGATCCGTCGCTGGCGATTTATTATGGTATCGCCGCTTACGCGCAGTTTGTCGGAAGAAATTACCCGGAGGCGATTGCGCTTGCGCGCGAAGCGATCCGCCAGCGCGGCGATCTCACCGGCGCCTACCGGGTGCTGACGGTGGCCGCCGGCATGGCCGGCCAAACCGAGGTTTCGGCTGCCGCACTGAAGGAGCTGCGGCGCACGCAGCCCAATATCTCGCTCGCCTGGATCGCACACCAATTGCCGTGGAAGCTCGATTCCGACCGCGAGCATTATCTGGAAGGTTTTCGCCGCGCGGGATTGGAGTAA
- the mddA gene encoding methanethiol S-methyltransferase has protein sequence MTQIQSISPEVPANRMPRFIGFLYGLVAYFAFFGTILYAIGFVGGYAVPKTIDSGQESSVTEALAVNLLLMSLFAVQHSVMARKQFKEWWTQYVPKPVERSTYVLFASLCLMLLFWQWRPMPAIVWQISEPDVAVTVATLSLGGWVIVFTSTFLINHFELFGLHQVTNNLTGHEMPPPRFRTPLYYNFVRHPIYLGFIIAFWAAPTMTVGHLLFAAVTTAYIFVGIFLEEHDLVEMFGDEYRQYKQRVSMLLPWRKSA, from the coding sequence ATGACCCAGATTCAGTCCATCAGTCCGGAAGTTCCGGCAAATCGAATGCCGAGATTCATCGGATTTCTCTACGGGCTCGTCGCCTATTTCGCGTTTTTTGGCACAATTCTTTACGCGATCGGCTTCGTCGGCGGTTACGCCGTACCGAAGACCATCGACAGCGGCCAGGAATCGTCCGTAACGGAGGCGCTCGCCGTCAACCTGCTCCTGATGTCGTTATTTGCCGTGCAGCACAGCGTGATGGCGCGCAAGCAGTTCAAGGAGTGGTGGACTCAATACGTACCGAAGCCGGTCGAGCGCAGCACCTATGTGCTGTTCGCGAGCCTGTGTCTCATGCTGCTGTTCTGGCAGTGGCGCCCGATGCCGGCAATTGTTTGGCAGATCAGCGAGCCAGATGTCGCAGTGACGGTCGCAACGCTGTCGTTGGGGGGTTGGGTGATCGTGTTCACCAGCACCTTCCTGATCAATCATTTCGAGCTGTTCGGCTTGCACCAGGTCACCAACAACCTCACCGGCCATGAGATGCCGCCGCCGCGTTTCCGGACGCCGCTGTACTACAATTTCGTGCGGCACCCGATCTATCTCGGCTTCATCATCGCGTTCTGGGCCGCGCCCACCATGACAGTCGGGCATCTGCTGTTCGCGGCGGTGACCACGGCCTATATTTTCGTCGGAATTTTTCTTGAAGAACACGATCTGGTCGAGATGTTTGGCGATGAATATCGCCAGTATAAGCAACGCGTATCGATGTTGCTGCCCTGGCGCAAATCGGCCTGA
- a CDS encoding GFA family protein, translating into MDHIGNCFCGTVEVTVTGSPEAMGYCHCRSCRSWSGGPVNAFSLWKPEAVRITAGANHVATFAKTEMSQRKYCTKCGGHLMANHPPINLVDVFAATIPTLAFTPGVHVNYAETVLPMRDGLPKLKDFPSEFGGSGEVITD; encoded by the coding sequence ATGGATCACATTGGAAATTGTTTTTGCGGCACCGTCGAAGTGACGGTCACCGGTTCGCCCGAAGCTATGGGCTATTGCCATTGCCGCTCATGCCGCTCGTGGTCGGGCGGTCCCGTCAACGCATTCAGCCTCTGGAAGCCCGAAGCTGTCAGGATCACGGCCGGCGCAAACCATGTCGCGACCTTCGCCAAGACCGAAATGAGCCAGCGCAAATATTGCACGAAATGCGGCGGCCACCTGATGGCCAATCATCCGCCGATCAACCTCGTCGACGTGTTCGCGGCCACGATTCCGACGCTGGCGTTCACGCCCGGGGTTCATGTCAATTACGCCGAAACGGTATTGCCGATGCGGGACGGCTTGCCGAAACTGAAAGACTTCCCGTCCGAGTTCGGTGGTTCAGGCGAAGTCATCACCGACTAG
- a CDS encoding adenylate/guanylate cyclase domain-containing protein — MIFSDTKTFVTGDRVERRLAAILVADVAGYSRLMHTSEEATHARVTALLTNTVLPAISGHGGRVIKSTGDGFLAEFPSAVDAVRAAMQFQGGVYKLAIPDAPDERILFRVGIHIGDIIVGTQDIFGDGVNIAARLEGIAEPGGICLSSSVFDQVHGKIGIEFADLGARDLKNIARPIRAYAVVPDGSSATTPNGGVMPAPLSAPRFSIVVLPFVNIGDDPEQEYFVDGVIESLTTDLSRIYGSFVIARNTAFAFKGKSPDVRQIGRELNVRYVLEGSVQRNGNRLRINVQLIDAETGNHLWAERFDKPLADFFDMQDEIVSRLANALDAQLIEAEARRAGRSPHPDAMDLYFQGRAYWNKGMTPEYLTQAMDFFERALALDAGHVDAMVGWATVVASIAGSFASDDRAAQLAAAETTLTKVLSMAPRHAWAHLTLGAVQMFTNRAAQGIGECERALTLDHNLADAHACIGMGKYFAGRAEETEAHILEALRLSPRDVHAYRWMQFVGIAKAQLGADIEAVSWLRRSIEANRNFPLAHFHLAEALALLGQLDEARAAAKAGLALQPDFTLRRYRMNALSDNPAYLAGRARSAEGMRLAGVPEG; from the coding sequence ATGATTTTTTCTGATACCAAGACTTTCGTTACCGGCGACCGCGTCGAACGGCGGCTGGCTGCGATACTGGTGGCGGATGTCGCCGGTTACTCGCGCCTCATGCACACGAGCGAAGAAGCGACGCATGCACGCGTGACCGCGCTTTTGACCAACACCGTGCTGCCGGCGATCTCAGGACATGGCGGCCGCGTCATCAAGAGCACCGGTGACGGATTTCTCGCCGAGTTTCCCAGCGCCGTGGATGCGGTGCGGGCCGCAATGCAGTTCCAGGGCGGCGTCTACAAGCTCGCGATCCCTGACGCGCCCGACGAGCGGATTCTGTTCCGCGTCGGCATCCATATCGGCGACATCATCGTCGGCACGCAGGATATCTTCGGAGACGGCGTCAACATCGCGGCGCGGCTCGAGGGCATCGCCGAACCCGGCGGGATCTGTCTTTCGTCCTCGGTGTTCGACCAGGTCCACGGCAAGATCGGAATTGAATTCGCCGATCTGGGTGCGCGCGACCTCAAGAATATTGCCCGCCCGATCCGGGCCTATGCCGTCGTTCCCGACGGCTCAAGCGCGACGACGCCGAACGGCGGCGTCATGCCGGCGCCGCTATCGGCGCCGCGCTTCTCGATCGTGGTGCTGCCGTTCGTCAACATCGGCGATGACCCCGAGCAGGAATATTTTGTCGATGGCGTGATCGAGAGCCTGACCACGGATCTGTCGCGTATCTACGGCTCGTTCGTGATCGCCCGCAACACCGCGTTTGCGTTCAAGGGCAAGTCGCCCGACGTGCGGCAGATCGGCCGCGAACTCAATGTTCGTTATGTGCTTGAGGGCTCGGTGCAGCGAAACGGCAACCGGCTGCGGATCAATGTCCAGCTGATCGACGCCGAAACCGGCAATCATCTCTGGGCCGAGCGGTTCGACAAGCCGCTCGCCGATTTCTTCGACATGCAGGATGAAATCGTGTCGCGGCTCGCCAACGCGCTCGATGCACAGCTCATCGAGGCCGAGGCGCGGCGGGCGGGACGCTCGCCGCATCCCGATGCCATGGACCTGTATTTCCAGGGCCGGGCGTACTGGAACAAGGGAATGACGCCGGAATATCTGACGCAGGCGATGGATTTCTTCGAACGCGCGCTGGCGCTCGACGCCGGGCACGTCGATGCGATGGTCGGCTGGGCCACCGTGGTTGCCAGCATAGCCGGCTCGTTTGCCAGCGACGACCGGGCCGCCCAGCTCGCGGCGGCGGAGACGACCCTGACCAAGGTGTTGTCGATGGCGCCCCGGCATGCCTGGGCGCATCTGACGCTGGGCGCGGTGCAGATGTTCACCAATCGGGCTGCCCAAGGCATCGGCGAATGCGAACGGGCATTGACGCTGGATCATAATCTGGCGGACGCGCATGCCTGCATCGGCATGGGCAAGTATTTTGCCGGCCGTGCGGAGGAGACCGAAGCCCATATCCTCGAAGCACTGCGGCTCTCGCCACGCGACGTCCATGCCTACCGCTGGATGCAGTTCGTCGGAATCGCCAAGGCACAGCTTGGGGCAGACATCGAAGCAGTTTCGTGGCTGCGCCGGAGCATCGAAGCCAACCGCAATTTTCCGCTCGCGCATTTTCATCTGGCGGAGGCGCTGGCATTGCTGGGCCAACTGGACGAGGCGCGGGCCGCGGCAAAGGCGGGGCTGGCGCTGCAGCCGGACTTTACCCTGCGCCGTTACCGCATGAATGCCTTGAGCGACAATCCGGCCTATCTCGCCGGACGCGCGCGGAGCGCCGAAGGCATGCGGCTCGCCGGTGTGCCGGAGGGCTGA